The segment GTAATTTCCGCTGAGTAATCACAAATTAAACGGCCCCTCATTGAGGGGCTTTTTATTTTGCCTAAATTTGCTTAACTTAGTATAATAGGACTATTAAGATATATATTATTATAAGGGAGTACAGCTTGTTTTATATTATACTAATTCTTTGGTTACTCTTAGATCAATGGACTAAATATTACATTATGAATCATTTTATGTTAGGTGAGTCTTTAGTGGTTATACCCAATGTATTTCATTTAACATATATTATTAATCGCGGTGCAGCATTTGGTATGCTTGCTAATCAGCGATGGTTTTTCTTACTGGTAGCGGTTATTTTGCTAGGCGCATGTGCATATTATTGGAAGCGCTTATCAAAAGGTCCGTGGACTTTACAGATTGGATCTGCTTTATTAGTGTCTGGTGCTATTGGTAATGGCATTGATCGTTACATGATTCATGGTGTGGTAGATTTTTTTGATTTCCGTATATGGCCTATTTTTAATGTTGCTGATATTGGTATCTGTGTAGGCGTAGCTTTAGTAGTCTACTATTTATTTACATTAAAAGATGATGATAAATAATTCATATATTATGACATATAATTAATTAATATATGATACTTAACTCATAGAGAGGTAGAGGATGAACGAATATATTGTAAATGCTGAGCAAGACGGTATGAGACTGGATGTATTCTTAACAGAACATATGGAAGGGTCTCGTAGTTATATTCAAAGTTTAATTAAAGGTGGTCACGTTACAGTAGGTGCTAAGGTAGGGAAAGCAAATCTTAGACTTACACCAAATGCTGTTGTACGTGTAGAGATACCGGAGCCTGAATCTGTAGAGGTAAAACCAGAGGATATTCCTTTAGATGTATTGTATGAAGATCATGATATTATTATTGTAAATAAACAACGTGGTATGGTTGTTCATCCTGCGGTGGGCAATTATTCGGGTACACTTGTTAATGCATTGCTATATCATTGTAAGGATTTGTCCGGTATTAATGGTGAGATTAGACCTGGTATTGTTCACCGTTTAGATAAGGATACATCTGGTGTTATGATGGCTGCTAAAAATGATGCAGCTCATATAGGTTTAGCGGAGCAGGTAAAGGAGCATTCTGCTAAACGGACATATTTAGCATTAGTACAAGGTAATATTGTAGAAGAAAAGGGTACTATTAAAGCTCCTATTGGAAGACATCCTAAGGATCGTATGAAAATGGCTGTTGTCTTTGAAAATAGTAAGGATGCAGTCACTCACTTTAACGTGGTTGAACGATTTGGCCATCAAACCTTGGTTGAATGTAATTTAGAGACTGGGCGCACACATCAAATTCGTGTACATTTTGCTCATATTGGACATCCTGTTGTTAATGATCCGTTCTATGGCTACCGTCGTATGGACTTCCCTATTGAAGGACAGGCATTGCACTCTAAATCTTTAGATGTAAAACATCCTATTACAGGTGAAAGTATGCATTTTGAGGCGCCTCTTCCAGATGACTTCAAAGCATGTATAGAGTTTGCTAAAACATATCGAGAAGATAAACGAAAATAATCTTCTAACTATATTTGTAAAGGGGCATAGAGAACTCTGTGCTATAAGGGCGTATATATGGAAAAGAAACGCTTATTGATGGATCAAGATGCTATTATGCGCGCGATTCGTCGTATTAGTCACGAAATCCTAGAACGTAATAAAGGCTTATCTAATGCTCTTATTGTAGGCATTGAACGACGTGGTGTTATTTTGGCAAAACGTTTGCAGGCCGAAATCGAACGCATTGAAGGTATTCGTATTGAATGTGAATCACTCAATGTTGCTATGTATCGTGATGATCGTGATGCTCGCCAAAAAGAGGGGAAACCATGTACGATTGATACAACGGAGAAAACAATCATTCTCGTGGATGATGTACTTTACACAGGGCGTACTATTCGTGCAGCGTTAAATGCATTGATGACATCTGGTAGACCTAAATCTATTCAATTAGCAGTACTCGTGGACCGTGGTCATCGTGAATTGCCGATTCGCGCAGACTATGTGGGTAAAAATATTCCTACATCACATCTTGAAAGTGTACGAGTTGCCGTAGAAGACTTAGATGGTGAAGAAGGGGTTACAATACAGGAATAATCTGTATTGTAACCCCTTTTTTTGCTTAAATTAAAATTATACTTTTTATTTGATATATTGCGGTGTATAGGTATAGTCTGTATGCCCTATACGTTTACCTTTATTATGGAAACATAAGGCTTGTATATCTGTAGCTAGCGTATCTATATGATGCATAGATTTTCCAAGATTATTGAGCTGAGTAGGTGCTTTAGCCCATTTTTGAATGAGTGGAATGTCATGTTTAGTTCTCAGCCATTGACGTCCTCTGTCGTTAAAGGCTAGTAATCTAGCGTATTGAGGACCGTCTTGCATAGCGATATTTATCAAGTCTTTCGTAATGCCTAATGTAAGGTAGGCACTCATGCGCTGTAAACGGGCGTAGGTGTAGCGCTTGGATTTTATTTGCTCAATGGCAGATTCCCATGAAGGCTGTTGTGCTGCTTTTAACCACAAGTGTTCAATACCTTCAGTAAAATCAACAAAATGCTCTAATTCATTGGCTGTCATGCGGCGACTCAACATATGTACCATATTGTAATATCTATTGTAGTCGACATAGTCATCATTTGTGATTCTATGCGTCATATCATCTAGAATTGGTGTTGGAATAGTACTTTGAAGCGTTGAACACATATCTAAGGGATTAGCAGTAGTGATGAGTTGACGCAATGCCGTACCGGATGGTAACTCTTGATTGAAATTGTGATTATGGTGATCAGATGTACGCTG is part of the Veillonella nakazawae genome and harbors:
- a CDS encoding nucleotidyltransferase family protein, producing MKTIGIICEYNPFHNGHAHQLHTLATKYPDVLRICIMSGSFVQRGEPALFSKFDRARWAILGGTDIVIELPTLYSLGSAQLFSSGAIQLIKSLSIDMLSFGSETTDLNQLIHMAKRMDCESTQNELRNYLNEGMSYGTAFRKALGSESFSTPNALLGLEYIRAALKYYPNLEYIPIQRTSDHHNHNFNQELPSGTALRQLITTANPLDMCSTLQSTIPTPILDDMTHRITNDDYVDYNRYYNMVHMLSRRMTANELEHFVDFTEGIEHLWLKAAQQPSWESAIEQIKSKRYTYARLQRMSAYLTLGITKDLINIAMQDGPQYARLLAFNDRGRQWLRTKHDIPLIQKWAKAPTQLNNLGKSMHHIDTLATDIQALCFHNKGKRIGHTDYTYTPQYIK
- a CDS encoding RluA family pseudouridine synthase, with product MNEYIVNAEQDGMRLDVFLTEHMEGSRSYIQSLIKGGHVTVGAKVGKANLRLTPNAVVRVEIPEPESVEVKPEDIPLDVLYEDHDIIIVNKQRGMVVHPAVGNYSGTLVNALLYHCKDLSGINGEIRPGIVHRLDKDTSGVMMAAKNDAAHIGLAEQVKEHSAKRTYLALVQGNIVEEKGTIKAPIGRHPKDRMKMAVVFENSKDAVTHFNVVERFGHQTLVECNLETGRTHQIRVHFAHIGHPVVNDPFYGYRRMDFPIEGQALHSKSLDVKHPITGESMHFEAPLPDDFKACIEFAKTYREDKRK
- the pyrR gene encoding bifunctional pyr operon transcriptional regulator/uracil phosphoribosyltransferase PyrR, with the translated sequence MEKKRLLMDQDAIMRAIRRISHEILERNKGLSNALIVGIERRGVILAKRLQAEIERIEGIRIECESLNVAMYRDDRDARQKEGKPCTIDTTEKTIILVDDVLYTGRTIRAALNALMTSGRPKSIQLAVLVDRGHRELPIRADYVGKNIPTSHLESVRVAVEDLDGEEGVTIQE
- the lspA gene encoding signal peptidase II, which produces MFYIILILWLLLDQWTKYYIMNHFMLGESLVVIPNVFHLTYIINRGAAFGMLANQRWFFLLVAVILLGACAYYWKRLSKGPWTLQIGSALLVSGAIGNGIDRYMIHGVVDFFDFRIWPIFNVADIGICVGVALVVYYLFTLKDDDK